A section of the Deltaproteobacteria bacterium genome encodes:
- a CDS encoding thermonuclease family protein has translation MNNRFAQISAILLLSLLVLLTTNSAISQTPVRGVNGFVARVSDGNTLTVETKDRKKLKVRLYGIDAPELDRINRKTRRITIPGQPFGIEAKSSLSSMVFGQDVRLEIMDSDRHRAMASIVWRGEKNVNLEMIKAGMAEAYAEDLKDQPYRDQFLQAEKETKAKRLGIWSQGIIYERPSDFRKRMKIRVD, from the coding sequence ATGAATAATCGCTTCGCTCAGATATCTGCGATCCTGCTCCTGTCTCTGCTCGTTTTACTCACTACAAACTCGGCAATTTCACAAACACCAGTAAGAGGAGTTAATGGTTTTGTTGCAAGAGTCTCAGACGGAAACACCCTTACCGTTGAAACAAAAGATCGTAAAAAGCTAAAAGTCCGCCTGTATGGAATTGATGCACCTGAATTGGATAGAATAAACCGTAAAACACGGCGAATAACGATACCGGGGCAACCATTCGGAATTGAAGCGAAATCTTCTCTCTCATCTATGGTGTTCGGCCAGGACGTTCGCTTGGAAATTATGGATAGTGACCGTCACCGGGCAATGGCTTCCATTGTTTGGAGGGGGGAGAAAAACGTTAATCTGGAGATGATTAAGGCGGGCATGGCTGAAGCCTATGCCGAAGATCTGAAAGATCAACCGTACCGGGACCAGTTCCTTCAGGCTGAAAAGGAAACAAAAGCGAAACGGCTCGGAATCTGGTCTCAGGGCATTATATATGAACGACCAAGTGACTTCAGAAAGAGGATGAAGATCAGAGTGGATTAG